A window of Methanobacterium formicicum DSM 3637 contains these coding sequences:
- a CDS encoding glycosyltransferase family 39 protein, translating into MYLKLREYVRDHDSLVFGVILVFFVALIAYYRVQIQIEIGPIWDTFDFLSNAMFFAGQGFGYTDLTRPPFFPFLTSLIFRLGVVSESVIFYLDASFLVFGAIGLYLFFRMKFEAMESFLGSLLFSTFPVVVLFIGVGLTDIPSVVLSIWALYATVLAVKKNSLFFYFSFPLAMLAFLTRYPAGFIIFPIFFYLAINRHDVSLKNMFGGMLLSLLPGLIVLLFFYNQFGNPLGPLSSFYGSTQKSWSTTYVYYHPDPLYFLKNLILYIGVGGLTIISIMVFSIFIYLITKLKSVKLKFKELSNYETERFTKIKILLFISLLLIFVITFAWTHYLVSEGLFFVLSLLTYNILRKSEVKDLDFHFLFMSWFMAFFIFHSVYIIKDDRYFVTMAPALSYFLILVFSEIKRTWDIKIKYKNILYNLLAFLLVLMVLVSAVDYIPAIKENESPNTEKLSNVQMASQWLKVNDPQYQDKKTSADLWPFFSWYLKTNVSQVPLFNTQESYENWLNTDKPDYYLSIVEGLNLTNYNPIKQFGIVTIYKRRT; encoded by the coding sequence TTGTATCTGAAATTAAGAGAATATGTTAGGGATCATGATTCATTGGTTTTTGGCGTTATTCTAGTTTTTTTCGTGGCTTTAATTGCGTATTACCGGGTTCAGATCCAAATAGAAATTGGCCCTATTTGGGATACTTTCGATTTCCTATCCAATGCCATGTTCTTTGCTGGACAGGGATTCGGATACACAGATCTGACCAGACCTCCCTTTTTCCCATTTCTAACATCACTCATCTTCCGATTAGGTGTGGTATCTGAATCAGTGATATTCTATTTAGATGCTTCATTCTTAGTATTCGGGGCCATTGGATTATATTTATTTTTCCGAATGAAATTTGAGGCCATGGAAAGCTTTTTGGGCAGTTTACTCTTCAGCACTTTTCCAGTGGTTGTTTTATTTATCGGAGTTGGACTTACCGATATTCCAAGTGTGGTTTTATCCATCTGGGCATTGTATGCTACTGTTTTAGCAGTTAAAAAGAACTCATTGTTCTTTTACTTTTCTTTTCCCCTGGCGATGCTGGCCTTTTTAACCCGGTATCCTGCAGGATTCATTATTTTTCCCATATTTTTCTATCTGGCAATTAATCGCCATGATGTATCCCTTAAAAATATGTTTGGGGGAATGTTATTATCTTTATTACCTGGCTTGATTGTTCTTTTATTCTTTTACAATCAATTCGGCAATCCTTTGGGTCCATTGTCTTCATTTTATGGCTCAACCCAGAAATCATGGTCTACGACTTACGTATATTATCATCCTGATCCTTTATATTTCCTAAAAAATTTGATTCTGTACATAGGTGTGGGTGGATTGACCATTATATCGATTATGGTCTTTAGCATTTTCATCTACTTAATAACTAAACTTAAGAGTGTTAAACTTAAATTTAAAGAATTATCCAATTATGAAACGGAACGTTTTACCAAAATAAAAATTTTATTGTTTATTTCATTACTGTTAATCTTTGTTATAACATTTGCATGGACGCATTACCTTGTTAGTGAGGGTTTATTCTTTGTTCTGAGCCTTTTAACCTATAACATTCTAAGAAAGAGTGAAGTTAAGGATTTAGATTTTCATTTTCTATTTATGTCATGGTTTATGGCATTTTTCATATTTCACAGCGTTTACATTATAAAAGACGACCGGTATTTTGTTACCATGGCCCCGGCTTTAAGTTATTTCTTAATATTGGTTTTCAGTGAAATTAAAAGAACATGGGACATCAAAATTAAGTATAAAAACATATTATATAATTTATTGGCATTTTTATTGGTATTGATGGTACTGGTATCTGCTGTAGATTATATACCTGCAATAAAAGAAAATGAATCTCCTAACACAGAAAAATTAAGCAATGTTCAAATGGCCAGCCAATGGCTTAAAGTTAATGATCCTCAATATCAGGATAAAAAAACGTCTGCTGATCTATGGCCATTCTTCAGCTGGTATCTAAAGACTAATGTAAGCCAAGTCCCCTTATTTAACACTCAAGAATCCTATGAAAACTGGTTAAACACAGATAAACCTGATTATTATTTATCTATTGTTGAAGGGTTAAATTTAACTAATTATAATCCAATAAAACAGTTTGGAATAGTAACCATCTACAAAAGACGAACTTAG
- the yjjX gene encoding inosine/xanthosine triphosphatase, translating to MKVVVGSKNPVKLKATRNVLKKIYPQMGVQAKHVDSGVPDQPIGLEVTIQGAINRAKNAYSEEFDLSVGIESGLLEVPHSITGYLDLQWCAIYDGEKTTLGVSAGFEYPPLVIEKVLEGMEVGDVMDQVTGIDRLGQKTGAVSHLSRGLLDRTGNTEQCVLMAMIPRMNEGVYFG from the coding sequence ATGAAGGTTGTAGTTGGATCCAAAAATCCGGTGAAGTTAAAGGCCACCAGGAATGTTTTAAAGAAGATATATCCTCAAATGGGTGTGCAGGCAAAACACGTGGATTCTGGTGTGCCGGACCAGCCCATAGGATTAGAAGTTACCATTCAAGGAGCTATTAACCGGGCTAAAAATGCATATTCTGAAGAATTTGATCTTTCAGTGGGCATAGAATCCGGTCTTTTAGAGGTGCCCCATAGTATAACCGGTTACCTGGATTTGCAATGGTGTGCCATCTATGATGGTGAGAAAACCACCCTTGGGGTTAGTGCTGGTTTTGAATACCCTCCACTGGTCATAGAAAAGGTCTTGGAAGGTATGGAAGTTGGGGATGTTATGGACCAGGTTACCGGTATTGACCGATTGGGACAGAAAACTGGTGCAGTAAGTCACCTAAGCCGGGGGTTACTGGACCGTACAGGGAATACTGAGCAGTGTGTATTGATGGCGATGATACCCAGGATGAATGAGGGGGTTTATTTTGGTTAA
- a CDS encoding phosphopantetheine adenylyltransferase: protein MIEQKYHKVAVGGTFDKFHRGHQLLVKTAFQVGEQVLIGVTSDKFGGIKGEIEPCNVRMSNLNQLLERRSNYTLSRLDDPYGVTIDDESVDAIVVSPETEPTAFKINQIRREKRMKPLDIITISMVLADDGKPISSTRIRRGEIDQVGTLIKKVER, encoded by the coding sequence ATGATTGAACAAAAATATCACAAGGTGGCAGTTGGAGGCACCTTTGACAAGTTCCACCGGGGTCACCAGTTACTGGTAAAAACAGCATTCCAGGTGGGTGAACAGGTACTCATCGGAGTGACCTCTGATAAATTTGGGGGTATAAAAGGAGAAATAGAACCCTGTAATGTTAGAATGTCCAACCTCAACCAGCTACTGGAAAGACGTTCAAATTATACCCTATCCCGTCTGGATGATCCATATGGAGTTACCATTGATGATGAATCAGTTGATGCCATAGTGGTGAGTCCTGAAACTGAACCAACAGCGTTTAAAATTAACCAGATACGCAGGGAGAAGAGAATGAAACCCCTGGATATTATCACCATAAGCATGGTTCTGGCAGATGATGGTAAGCCCATATCATCCACCCGTATACGTCGAGGGGAGATTGATCAGGTGGGAACTTTAATTAAAAAGGTTGAAAGGTAA